A section of the Harmonia axyridis chromosome 2, icHarAxyr1.1, whole genome shotgun sequence genome encodes:
- the LOC123672916 gene encoding uncharacterized protein LOC123672916, with amino-acid sequence MNYLAKLLKDPMTRNVLRYFPVLRKHRVLSLERSVCRNFSQKTVETNEAEDRPVKYSASPAAKFKARSSLKHENDRLWYEPGVIIASLSIFLIYFLVLREENDLDEEIYMPFDQRIAHIEEDQLRSVVEHSTNSEEMVSALRRLEEINSKDLKE; translated from the exons ATGAATTATCTAGCGAAACTTTTAAAGGACCCTATGACACGAAATGTTTTAAGATACTTTCCTGTTTTAAGGAAACATAGGGTGCTATCGTTGGAACG TTCAGTATGTAGAAATTTTTCACAGAAGACTGTGGAAACAAATGAGGCAGAAGATCGTCCTGTAAAGTATTCAGCAAGCCCAGCTGCAAAATTCAAGGCTAGGTCATCTTTAAAacacgaaaatgacagattatgGTATGAACCCGGAGTCATTATTGCCAGCTTGAGTATCTTTCTTATATACTTCCTAGTTTTAAGAGAAGAAAACGATCTAGATGAGGAAATTTACATGCCTTTCGATCAGAGAATTGCTCATATAGAGGAGGATCAATTAAGGTCGGTTGTTGAACATAGCACAAATAGTGAAGAAATGGTTTCTGCTCTGAGAAGACTTGAGGAAATAAATAGCAAAGATTTgaaagaatga